GTGCTCGGGGAAGGCCGCAACTCCCAGGGAGATGGTCACCGGGCCCAGGGACTCGCCCAGGTGCGAGACGTGCAGGTGCTTGGCGGTCTCCCGGAGCTGCTCGGCACGCGACCTGGCGCAGTTCAGCGCTGCCTCGGGCAGAATCAGGACGAACTCCTC
The window above is part of the Armatimonadota bacterium genome. Proteins encoded here:
- a CDS encoding GGDEF domain-containing protein → EEFVLILPEAALNCARSRAEQLRETAKHLHVSHLGESLGPVTISLGVAAFPEHGASGEDLIENADAALYRAKSEGRDRVVVAATSA